One genomic segment of Microbispora sp. ZYX-F-249 includes these proteins:
- a CDS encoding SDR family oxidoreductase, giving the protein MSEQPNSTPPPQTQQYPGRTGEMTPEPRDEMRDYTGRDLLAGKRALVTGGDSGIGRAVAVAFAKEGADVAIAYLTEHEDAEHTRKLVEQEGRRCVTIPGDLADPRHCEEVVERTVRELGGIDVLVNNVATQTPVQSLEELPDEQWERTFAVNIHSYFRVTKAALRHMPEGGSIVNTSSINGLRGNKQLIDYSATKGAINAFTYSMAQVLVERGIRINAVAPGPVWTPLIPATFPEEKVDKFGQQVPMGRPADPDEIAPSYVFFAANRLSSYYTGEVLAPIGGETLPG; this is encoded by the coding sequence ATGTCTGAGCAGCCGAACTCCACACCGCCACCGCAGACGCAGCAGTATCCCGGCCGGACGGGCGAGATGACGCCCGAGCCCAGGGACGAGATGCGCGACTACACCGGACGCGACCTGCTGGCCGGCAAGCGCGCGCTCGTCACCGGCGGCGACTCCGGCATCGGGCGGGCCGTGGCCGTGGCGTTCGCCAAGGAGGGGGCGGACGTCGCGATCGCGTACCTGACCGAGCACGAGGACGCCGAGCACACCAGGAAGCTGGTGGAGCAGGAGGGGCGCCGCTGTGTGACCATCCCGGGCGACCTCGCCGATCCCCGCCACTGCGAGGAGGTCGTCGAGCGCACGGTCCGCGAGCTCGGCGGGATCGACGTGCTGGTGAACAACGTGGCCACGCAGACCCCCGTGCAGTCGCTGGAAGAGCTGCCGGACGAACAGTGGGAGCGCACCTTCGCCGTCAACATCCACAGCTACTTTCGCGTCACCAAGGCCGCGCTGCGGCACATGCCCGAGGGCGGATCGATCGTGAACACCTCGTCGATCAACGGGCTGCGCGGCAACAAGCAGCTGATCGACTACTCCGCGACCAAGGGCGCGATCAACGCGTTCACCTACTCGATGGCCCAGGTGCTGGTCGAACGGGGGATCAGGATCAACGCCGTGGCTCCCGGGCCGGTCTGGACGCCGCTCATCCCGGCCACGTTCCCGGAGGAGAAGGTGGACAAGTTCGGTCAGCAGGTCCCGATGGGCCGCCCGGCGGACCCGGACGAGATCGCTCCCTCGTACGTGTTCTTCGCCGCCAACCGGCTGTCGTCGTACTACACGGGAGAGGTCCTCGCCCCGATCGGCGGCGAGACGCTGCCCGGGTGA
- a CDS encoding ABC transporter substrate-binding protein produces the protein MTKRLYVAIVGALMVSALAGGCGRSSSGTAAGENAAATTGKTAKDLVPEDVRKTGTLRVATSEGYPPMEMYKEGTQELTGVDPDLGAAIAAKLGLKFSITNAAFDGLIPGLQGGRWDIVMSSMSDTEERRAAVDFVDYFNAGGAIMVKKGNPDGIKNLEDLCGRTVVLAKGSSNLAIGEKQNEKCATKMKIMQSEDAPTGLLSIDSGRASATIVDYPVAVMYAKDTGKYDVLPEQYDAGPWGIAIDKRKTALRDAVAKAMEELQADGGYKAVLDEYGVTANAVDGVLVNTQPWK, from the coding sequence ATGACAAAGCGCCTTTATGTGGCCATAGTTGGCGCGCTGATGGTGTCGGCGCTCGCCGGCGGCTGCGGGCGTTCGTCGTCCGGGACCGCCGCGGGCGAGAACGCGGCGGCGACGACGGGCAAGACCGCGAAAGACCTGGTCCCCGAGGACGTGCGCAAGACGGGCACGCTGCGGGTCGCCACGTCGGAGGGCTACCCCCCGATGGAGATGTACAAGGAGGGCACCCAGGAGCTCACCGGGGTCGACCCCGATCTCGGCGCGGCCATCGCGGCCAAGCTCGGGCTGAAGTTCTCGATCACCAACGCGGCCTTCGACGGGCTCATCCCCGGCCTGCAGGGCGGGCGCTGGGACATCGTGATGTCCTCGATGAGCGACACCGAGGAGCGGCGCGCGGCGGTCGACTTCGTCGACTACTTCAACGCCGGCGGCGCCATCATGGTGAAGAAGGGCAACCCCGACGGCATCAAGAACCTCGAGGACCTGTGCGGCCGCACGGTGGTGCTGGCCAAGGGCAGCTCCAACCTCGCCATCGGCGAGAAGCAGAACGAGAAGTGCGCCACGAAGATGAAGATCATGCAGAGCGAGGACGCCCCCACCGGCCTGCTCTCGATCGACTCCGGGCGCGCGTCCGCCACGATCGTGGACTACCCCGTCGCCGTCATGTACGCCAAGGACACCGGCAAGTACGACGTGCTGCCCGAGCAGTACGACGCCGGGCCGTGGGGCATCGCCATCGACAAGCGCAAGACGGCGCTGCGCGACGCGGTCGCCAAGGCGATGGAGGAGCTCCAGGCCGACGGCGGCTACAAGGCCGTGCTCGACGAGTACGGCGTGACGGCCAACGCCGTCGACGGCGTGCTGGTCAACACCCAGCCGTGGAAGTGA
- a CDS encoding amino acid ABC transporter permease has product MEVTREQEAAAELPIEAVRPVRPGRWLGAAAALLFLVWLAYTVIVNENLHWDVIVAYLTDGRILGGLWVTVQLTVLSMAIGLVLGVLAAVMQLSDNPVLRGTSALYTWFFRGTPLLVQLIFWFNIGLVFPTFAIGVPFGGPKLIEWQANEVITPFTAALLGLAINEGAYMAEIVRAGIRSVDPGQREAAESLGMSHRQVLRRVVLPQAMRVIIPPTGNQFISMLKTTSMVSVIAGAELLTVAQRIYLGNFEVIAMLVVASIWYVVLTTIASVGQHFVEKRFERGHVRLSSRVRRNLRPLQKEPS; this is encoded by the coding sequence GTGGAAGTGACCCGGGAGCAGGAGGCCGCCGCCGAGCTGCCGATCGAGGCCGTGCGTCCCGTGCGTCCCGGCCGGTGGCTCGGGGCGGCCGCCGCCCTCCTCTTCCTGGTCTGGCTGGCCTACACGGTCATCGTCAACGAGAACCTGCACTGGGACGTCATCGTCGCCTACCTGACCGACGGCAGGATCCTCGGCGGTCTGTGGGTCACCGTCCAGCTCACCGTGCTGTCCATGGCCATCGGCCTGGTGCTCGGGGTGCTCGCCGCCGTCATGCAGCTGTCGGACAACCCCGTGCTGCGCGGCACCTCCGCGCTCTACACGTGGTTCTTCCGCGGCACGCCGCTGCTGGTGCAGCTCATCTTCTGGTTCAACATCGGGCTGGTCTTCCCGACCTTCGCGATCGGCGTCCCGTTCGGCGGGCCCAAGCTGATCGAATGGCAGGCCAACGAGGTCATCACGCCGTTCACCGCGGCGCTGCTCGGCCTGGCCATCAACGAGGGCGCGTACATGGCGGAGATCGTCCGCGCCGGCATCCGCTCCGTCGACCCCGGCCAGCGGGAGGCGGCCGAGTCGCTCGGCATGTCGCACCGGCAGGTGCTGCGCCGCGTGGTGCTGCCGCAGGCCATGCGGGTGATCATCCCGCCGACGGGCAACCAGTTCATCTCGATGCTGAAGACCACCTCGATGGTCTCGGTGATCGCGGGGGCCGAGCTGCTGACCGTGGCGCAGCGCATCTACCTCGGCAACTTCGAGGTCATCGCGATGCTCGTGGTCGCCTCGATCTGGTACGTCGTGCTCACCACGATCGCGAGCGTCGGCCAGCACTTCGTGGAGAAGCGGTTCGAACGCGGCCACGTGCGGCTGTCCTCCCGGGTCCGCCGCAACCTGCGGCCCCTGCAGAAGGAGCCCTCATGA
- a CDS encoding GOLPH3/VPS74 family protein produces the protein MAESDLSSPSLVDDLYFVLHDDVTGHPLLHPRLTGLALAGAVLAELMLAERVAFDLTSNPERLHATVREATGDPLTSSVLGHVIAEPHHPVGTWLRFFARTIYADVTARMIVANLLKPPVRHLLKQQPAAPADINTAAWPLARLNLAVQRRKPPAVRDCVLLGLLAAAGCAQRVLSEHDPRFVAAVTATLPAALQRLIAQTKVAVGEAVISRR, from the coding sequence GTGGCTGAAAGCGATCTTTCGAGCCCGTCCCTTGTCGATGATCTGTACTTTGTCCTGCACGACGATGTGACGGGTCATCCGTTGCTTCATCCCCGGCTCACGGGCCTGGCGCTGGCCGGCGCGGTCCTCGCCGAGCTGATGCTCGCCGAGCGCGTGGCGTTCGACCTCACCTCGAACCCCGAGCGCCTCCACGCGACGGTCCGGGAGGCAACGGGGGACCCGCTCACCAGCTCGGTGCTCGGTCACGTCATCGCCGAACCGCACCACCCGGTCGGCACGTGGCTGCGCTTCTTCGCCCGGACGATCTACGCCGACGTCACCGCCCGGATGATCGTCGCGAACCTGCTGAAGCCCCCGGTCAGGCACCTGCTGAAGCAGCAGCCCGCGGCCCCGGCGGACATCAACACGGCCGCGTGGCCGCTCGCCCGGCTGAACCTCGCCGTGCAGCGGCGCAAGCCGCCGGCGGTCCGGGACTGCGTCCTGCTGGGGCTCCTGGCCGCGGCCGGCTGCGCGCAGCGGGTCCTGTCCGAGCACGATCCCCGGTTCGTGGCCGCCGTGACCGCCACGCTCCCCGCAGCCCTGCAGCGACTCATCGCCCAGACCAAGGTCGCCGTCGGCGAGGCTGTCATCAGCCGCCGGTGA
- a CDS encoding pentapeptide repeat-containing protein, which produces MTPRSRIAPLDVVWRTCDAVPECLGVACAPYGRCLAHLTPVESAGVLRGLVPGQSLDLRGTVLPEDLLTRVLDGVERRLGRARFDHAVFPGPARFAEVVFAGDATFDHARFERLASFYGARFLRNLSFRQARFLRELSLHDAQVGGHAAFDRVTVRGDALFSEARFGGARFGGAPFGGAPPGRTGTASFQGTRFHGFATFDAAVIHGDAAFRGARFHRAVSFRGSGWESGADFQGARFEGAAYLGPMRIARRLSLAGVRARASLHLDTGTGTGGCRVVLRSAVLARLTARLSDAEVDLRNATLAGPSAVTRRAGRLRVTSLDGLDADVLTLTGADLRGCGLGGLRRPEGLRLRECLFAAPPGGLGLRLGWPPVRWWSRRRVIADEHLWRGWPPEADGRTAVPAADSAPGAAPDPARLAAVYERLRPGVDDARVAADFAFGAMEMRRLGSARGRARLLLSLYWLACGYGLRAGRALGWLTLVAALAAGAVGWTAMARPAGKHGVQRARVAVVRPAASASRPAHNAGG; this is translated from the coding sequence ATGACACCCCGGTCGCGGATCGCTCCGCTCGACGTGGTCTGGAGAACCTGCGACGCCGTGCCCGAGTGCCTCGGCGTCGCCTGCGCACCGTACGGCAGGTGCCTGGCGCACCTCACGCCGGTCGAGTCGGCCGGGGTCCTGCGGGGCCTGGTGCCGGGTCAGTCCCTCGACCTGCGCGGCACCGTCCTGCCGGAGGACCTGCTCACGCGGGTTCTCGACGGCGTGGAGCGCCGTCTCGGCCGGGCCAGGTTCGACCACGCGGTCTTCCCCGGCCCGGCCCGCTTCGCCGAGGTCGTCTTCGCCGGTGACGCGACCTTCGACCACGCCCGTTTCGAGCGTCTCGCCTCGTTCTACGGAGCCCGGTTCCTGCGCAACCTCTCCTTCCGCCAGGCCCGGTTCCTGCGCGAGCTGTCCCTGCACGACGCCCAAGTGGGCGGCCACGCCGCCTTCGACCGGGTCACGGTGCGCGGCGACGCCCTGTTCAGCGAGGCACGGTTCGGCGGGGCACGGTTCGGCGGGGCACCGTTCGGTGGGGCGCCTCCGGGAAGGACGGGGACGGCGTCGTTCCAGGGCACGCGGTTCCACGGGTTCGCCACGTTCGACGCGGCCGTCATCCACGGGGACGCCGCATTCCGCGGGGCCCGGTTCCACCGGGCCGTCTCCTTCCGCGGCTCGGGCTGGGAGTCGGGCGCCGACTTCCAGGGGGCCCGCTTCGAGGGGGCGGCCTACCTCGGCCCGATGCGGATCGCGCGGCGGCTGTCGCTGGCGGGCGTGCGGGCCCGCGCCTCGTTGCACCTCGACACCGGCACCGGCACCGGCGGGTGCCGGGTGGTGCTGCGCTCGGCCGTGCTCGCACGGCTCACCGCGCGGCTGTCCGACGCCGAGGTCGACCTGCGGAACGCGACGCTGGCCGGGCCGTCCGCCGTCACCCGTCGCGCCGGGCGGCTGCGCGTGACCTCGCTCGACGGCCTCGACGCGGACGTGCTCACGCTGACCGGGGCCGACCTGCGCGGGTGCGGTCTCGGCGGGCTGCGCCGCCCCGAGGGCCTGCGTCTGCGGGAGTGCCTGTTCGCCGCGCCGCCGGGCGGGCTCGGGCTGCGGCTGGGCTGGCCGCCCGTGCGGTGGTGGAGCCGCCGCCGGGTCATCGCCGACGAGCACCTGTGGCGGGGCTGGCCGCCGGAGGCGGATGGGCGCACCGCCGTCCCCGCCGCGGACAGCGCACCCGGCGCCGCACCCGACCCGGCGCGCCTGGCGGCCGTGTACGAGCGGCTGCGGCCGGGCGTCGACGACGCGCGGGTGGCGGCCGACTTCGCGTTCGGCGCGATGGAGATGCGGCGGCTGGGCAGCGCACGCGGCCGGGCGAGGCTGCTGCTTTCGCTGTACTGGCTCGCCTGCGGGTACGGCCTGCGCGCGGGGCGGGCCCTCGGGTGGCTCACGCTGGTGGCGGCCCTCGCCGCGGGCGCGGTGGGCTGGACCGCCATGGCGCGCCCGGCGGGCAAGCACGGCGTCCAGCGGGCCCGGGTCGCGGTCGTGCGGCCCGCGGCGTCCGCCTCCCGCCCGGCGCACAACGCCGGCGGCTGA
- a CDS encoding DUF3072 domain-containing protein yields MDRGPVEKDPEEWATGDEPMTAPQESYLRTLAREAGRDVPEGLSKAEASKLIDELQDQSRRLSDNG; encoded by the coding sequence ATGGACCGAGGACCGGTGGAGAAGGACCCCGAGGAGTGGGCGACGGGGGACGAGCCGATGACCGCGCCGCAGGAGTCCTACCTGCGCACGCTGGCCAGGGAGGCCGGGCGGGACGTGCCGGAGGGACTCAGCAAGGCCGAGGCCTCCAAGCTGATCGACGAGCTGCAGGACCAGAGCCGCCGCCTGAGCGACAACGGGTGA